In Deltaproteobacteria bacterium, the DNA window AACTTTTTCATGACAAACCTCCTTAAAATAGAATATTTTGATAAATTAACAAAAAATCGATAGTTATTTGATCAAATACTTTATTAGTTTCCCCCCCTCCTTTAAATTTATTTTGATTTCCATTAATTGCAAAGGTGGACCCTGCATTTAACAAAAAAAGCTCTTTACAGTGTTTAACTGTATCAAGCTTTTTATTGTTTCCTCAATAGATTGGTAATTCATCCCCACCACCTTTGATTTATATCTTTTCTACCTTCTATCACAATTGCTTTATCCTGACAAGCGTAATTAATAAATTGCAGTTTTTTTTAGAATTTATTGGTTCCTTTCATAATAGTTCCGGCAACACAACCAATTCTGCATTTCTGCGGCAGGGAAGTTTCCCGGGTTTTCCTTGTCACATTTTTTTCATCATTTCAGAAAGTTTGTCAGTGGTCTTCAGGTTCCTGGCAGTGACCGGGACACCGAGGCATTTCCTCAATGGTTAGCTGAGCGTTGTCCTATTGTTGCTTGATATGCGTAAAACGCCGGTCAATCCGAACGCTCTGGACAGCCGCCCCCCAAAACCGCTTTTTAATGCTGCTAAAAGCAAAGCCGGAACCCTGCGGACAATAAGTGCCATAGATGGCAAGATTGATATTACTGGATTCCGGAGTGGAAAAGAGGTTGCTATTCATCAAAACCATCCGGACAACCGGCATGTAGCAGTATCGTTCGATAGGTGGTTAGCGGCATCGCAATATCTACCGTATCGTCGCCGGTCACCGTATAGACCGGCGGGTCACCGACCGCAGCAGAGGGATCGGCAAACAACCGCAGGTCGTGCGTTTCAGTCCAGGCGCTGCCTCCCTGCTTATTATAATCGGGAATATGCGGTATAGCTTCGACCAGATTGAATGTCACGCTGATTTTGCCTGGCCACGGATCGCAGGTTGTTATTGACTCGGAAACCCTGTCCATTAAATCATCACGTACTGTCATTGATCCACCCACTGCCGACGCCTCAAGCAGTGCAAATTTACCGGTTTCATCAGGCATATGTGTCGCTGCGTATTGCTGTGCCAATTGCACATACTGATCTCTCCCCTGCCCCATTATTGGCAGAAAAAGGGGCAAAAATATAAGTATGATTCTCTTTGATTTCAAGTAGTTAACGTGGCCGGACGCCGGACCATTTCTTTTTGTAAGTTTAATCCTGACAGGATAACACCAAAACATCTACACAAAAAAAAGTAGTACCCCGACTTACATCAATAATATTCTCCTGTATATTTATGAAATTGCCTATCAGACAATTATTAATGAGTAAAAAATTTCTACCGGGAGGTTATTTTTAATGAAAACGCATGTTGTAATATTTGAAGCAAGAGGTGGCACAGATAAAGGCGCATATGGTTACAGACCGGATTCAAAAGCAATAATTGACTCTCTGAAAAAAAGAGATTGGACATCGGAAATAATTTTTTACGATGACGAAAGCAGAGGTGAAATTTTTATGTACACTGTGGAAAAAGCCGGCGCCTATATTAGCCGCGTTAACCCGGGTAACCTTAAAGATGAGACAGCCTATTTTCAATTGCTGAGAGAGCTGGTAAAAAGGGGAATACAAGGGTTGCCACACCCTGATGTAATGGTAAATTATGGAGCAAAGAATGCTATTGAAAAATTTAAGGGCACCGATATCGTTCCAAATGATGTCTACACATATTATGACTTTGATACCTTTAAAGAGAACTTTCCCAAAGCATTAAAAAAAGGGACTAGAGTGCTGAAACAAAACCGGGGATCAGCCGGTGAGGGAATATGGAGAGTGGAGATTTTAAATAACTCAAACAAGAAATCAAAAAAAGGCCTTCTCGATACAATAGTCAAATGCACTGAAGCTGCAGATAATCATGTTGAAAAGATGCCCTTAGGTGAATTTATCGATTTTTGCGTCCAATATCTCGATGGAAAGAATGGAATGCTTCTGGATATGCCTTTTTTAGAGAGAATCACGGAGGGAGAAATAAGGCTTTTCATGTTAAGAAACAAGGTTGTGAATATTGTTCATAAAAAACCTGCCGAGACTCCTGACGCCTTTTCCGCCACACTATTTTCTGGTGCAAAGTATACTTATGAATCTCCTGAGAAGTGGCCGGAACTTGTGAAACTTATGGAGGGAAATATTCCCATGTTAAGAGAACGGCTGGGAGATTTTGATGTGCCATTAATTTGGACAGCCGATTTCATACTCGACACTTGTAAAAAATCAGGAGATGACAAATATATACTTGGTGAAATAAATTCGTCATGCGTCGGTTTTTCGACTCATCTGGAGCTTAGTGAAGATGTTGCAGATGAAATAATCAGGTTAATGGACGCCGAGTCGATAATGAACAAAAGATGGATGGCTTTTAAGAATTAATAGAGGTTCCCTGTATTGGCAAATAAATGTCAATTTGAAGAAACCAACAGGGCAAAGGAGACGCAAGCAATACTGTAAGGCTTGAAAATTGCCCAAATTTAAAGTTAACAAATACAGCTGAATTCCAGGGACTAAAAGACGGGGGGGATTATTCTTTATTATCGGGTGGTTGGCTTGGTTCGTCCCCAATAGACAATATTGCTGCTAATTTAATCAGTCAGTTAGCATTAAGAACTTAGAATCATGCCTTTTAGAATTGGAGACTCATAATAATAAATACTCAGCAGGAGGTAGTATTGCTTAATAAAAAACCAATCTGTGAATTTGAGCTTCTCAATATCCTTAACGATGAACTTAAAAAACACCCTGAATGTAAATATTGGCAATTTGTTTCTGTCCAAAGAATCATTCCTGATAATCCCTTATCTAGTAACTGGTCAGAGGCAGAGTTGAGGTGCAGTGGGCACCCTGTTAGGGATTACAAACCTATCGCTTTTAGAATTGTCACGGAAGCACAATCTAAATATAGATTAAAGTGATATTCTCAACTGCGAGGTTCTTCCCGGAGCATCAAAATTAGCCTTCATTTCCAGTGGTATTTGGCAGGAAGCGAAGAAATTGACTTTTTTAGGTCTCTTTTTTTCAGGCTTAAGCTCTACGATCTCACATATCCAACAATAGAGATGAAATGGCTCATAGAACCCAGGAGGACAAATAAGTGCCAAATTCCATGGGCATGGGGCAGCTTGTTCATATCGTCTAAAACATAAAATATGACGCCTGCCGTATAGGCCGCACCGCCAATGGTAAGCCACACCATGCCCGGCATGGGGATAACCGCCTTAAGGTTGGAATACTCCAGTATGCACACCCAGCCCAGGACCAGATAAATGGGCAATTGCAGCACTTCAATTCGTCTCGGGATTAAGGTGTCGAAGAGTAAACCGACAAGGGCAAGTCCCCAGACAAAGGCAAGCATAATGGGACCATTGCCGTTACTGAGCGATATCAACATATAGGGCGTATAGGTACCGGCAATAAGCAGGTAAATTGAAATATGATCAAATTTTTGAAATAACTTTTTTAGATTAGGGGGATGAAAACTGTGATAGAGGGTAGACATGGTGTAGAGAAGGACCAGTGTAAGCCCAAATATGGTAAAACTCAGGATTAACAGGGGGTCTCTCTGCTGGATGCTGACAGCCAGCAAGGCGCCAAACCCGACAAGCGCCGAGACGGCGCCTACCAGATGAGTAATGCTATTGAATTTTTCACCATAGTACATAGCTTGTAAATAACCGGAGCCAATAGGGTTGTTTCTCAATAAATATCTCTTAAAATATTATACAGGAATCAGGAATCGCTTAAAAGCAATCAAGCGGGCTGCCCCTGGTTACTCCAAACTCTTTTCTTCAACACGAAAACCGGATTCAAACCAGCAGTCGACTAAATATTCGTGGTGAGACTTAAGATCTAATTCAAGTATTTCGGTAAAATCTTTTTCATTATAACCGGCGCGATCTGAACAACTGAACTCTATTTTATGCAGTCCTGCATCAAGCACGATCTGGTCATTTAAACTAAATATCTCTGAAACAACATCCTTTCCGTCTACAGCTCTTATTCTTACGACAGGTTTTTTCCACAATAAGATCTCTGCCCATAGAGGCATATTATCTGCTCTTACTATTGCTTTCCTGCCGGCCTCAAAATCAGAAATATCTTTACCGGGCAATTTAGTCGTACCGCATGAAGTAATTAATAGCACCGATAAAATGTAAAGGCTATAGGCTAATTTTCTTTTCATATTTATTTAGGGAACCTCTAATAATTCCGGGCGAGTATATAAAGGAATCAAAAAAGTCAGGTTCAAGACAAAAATTGCAGCCTATAGCATCATACAAGGTACCCTACGGTATTGCGAGCCGGGAATCCATCCACTCTCGCAGACTGATCCCTGCCTGAGCAGCGCCGTCGATCAGAACCTTGTGGCGGATAAGGCCACCAGGGTTGCCGGCGTCTATAGGACAGTACATGAGATTGTGCCACAAACAAGCGGCGAGCCATTCTTTCACAGGAGTTTTTTCTTCACCGAGATAAGCGTATACGCGAAGTATCTCATTTCTTGGATCGAAGCCCAGGTCTATATGGCCCAAATCAAGGAGCAAGAACTGCATCGGCACGCCTGACAGCCATTTATCGAGCCCCAGCACATAGCCGAAGAGTAAATGCCCCAGTCTTTCTCTCTCGGTCCCCGCTCTCCGGGTTGGAATGCCTGACCGGCCGGTGCCGATACCATGAATCCAGCTTTCGATGTAACGAAAAGTGTTATGATGGCAATCGGATAAGGTGCATACACCAGAGGCGATAGAACAACAGGTCTTATACAACTCTTTTTTCCGGGAATCCTCGAGGCGTTCAAGGTTTTCAGAATACGACCGTTTCCATAGCGGATAGATGGGCGGCAGGTTTTCCTTCTTTGATATTTCCAGATCGAGACGAGCTCCCTGCCCGCCTTCTTCAAAAAGCTCCTTTACAAGTGCCTCTCCCTGCTCCATTTGTGAGACATCGGAGATTAGAGAACAGGGCACTGTATCGCTGATCTTTGTAAAGAAATC includes these proteins:
- a CDS encoding hemolysin III family protein; translated protein: MYYGEKFNSITHLVGAVSALVGFGALLAVSIQQRDPLLILSFTIFGLTLVLLYTMSTLYHSFHPPNLKKLFQKFDHISIYLLIAGTYTPYMLISLSNGNGPIMLAFVWGLALVGLLFDTLIPRRIEVLQLPIYLVLGWVCILEYSNLKAVIPMPGMVWLTIGGAAYTAGVIFYVLDDMNKLPHAHGIWHLFVLLGSMSHFISIVGYVRS
- a CDS encoding Cj0069 family protein, translating into MKTHVVIFEARGGTDKGAYGYRPDSKAIIDSLKKRDWTSEIIFYDDESRGEIFMYTVEKAGAYISRVNPGNLKDETAYFQLLRELVKRGIQGLPHPDVMVNYGAKNAIEKFKGTDIVPNDVYTYYDFDTFKENFPKALKKGTRVLKQNRGSAGEGIWRVEILNNSNKKSKKGLLDTIVKCTEAADNHVEKMPLGEFIDFCVQYLDGKNGMLLDMPFLERITEGEIRLFMLRNKVVNIVHKKPAETPDAFSATLFSGAKYTYESPEKWPELVKLMEGNIPMLRERLGDFDVPLIWTADFILDTCKKSGDDKYILGEINSSCVGFSTHLELSEDVADEIIRLMDAESIMNKRWMAFKN